The proteins below come from a single Mustela nigripes isolate SB6536 chromosome 14, MUSNIG.SB6536, whole genome shotgun sequence genomic window:
- the MIB2 gene encoding E3 ubiquitin-protein ligase MIB2 isoform X2: protein MLAGARARQGRQPGSEGRGPSGPRGPGAAPPTMDPDPQAGVQVGMRVVRGADWKWGQQDGGEGGVGTVVELGRHGSPSTPDRTVVVQWDHGTRTNYRAGYQGAHDLLLYDNAQIGVRHPNIICDCCKKHGLRGMRWKCRVCFDYDLCTQCYMHDRHDLAHAFERYETAHSRPVTLSPRQGLPRIPLRGIFQGAKVVRGPDWEWGSQDGGAGKPGRVVDIRGWDVETGRSVASVTWADGTTNVYRVGHKGKVDLKCVGEAAGGFYYKEHLPRLGKPAELRRRVSADGQPFQHGDKVKCLLDTDVLREMQEGHGGWNPRMAETGTVHRITDRGDVRVQFGRETRWTFHPGALTKHNAFWVGDAVRVIDDLDTVKRLQAGHGEWTDDMAPALGRVGKVVKVFRDGNLRVVVGGQPWTFSPSCLVAYRPEEDANLDVAERARENKSSLSVALDKLRAQKSDPEHPGRLVAEVALGSMAGALDLLRRRPEQVDTKNQGRTALQVAAYLGQVELVRLLLQARAAADLPDDEGNTALHYAALGNQPEAARLLLSSGCGANALNGTRSTALHVAVQRGFLEVVRVLCERGCDVNLSDAHANTPLYCAISAGAGASGIVEVLTEVPGIDVTATNSQGFTLLHHASLKGHTLAVRRLLARARQLVDAQKEDGFTALHLAALNNHREVAQILIREGRCDVNVRNRKLQSPLHLAVQQAHAGLVPLLVDAGCSVNAEDEEGDTALHVALQRHQLLPLVADGAGGDPGPLQLLSRLQASGLPGSGELTAGAAIACFLALEGADLSYTNHRGRSPLDLAAEGRVLKALQGCAQRFRERHAGGSGGAAAGPRLVLGPPNTVTNLHVAAPSEPEAAECLVCSELALLVLFSPCQHRTVCEECARRMKKCIRCQVAIGKKLRPATSASCSSAATARAHPAAPRSAPAPSAASPSATASRSSCSPPAPRPGRARRLPEPRPPVAFASPRAVFYKKILGLFRLVPAWGRLGAGGGGLSAPGSRPAPSLPPPRAGLRGAPLRPALRALRLGPCPARPALSSADASRAPRRPRPGSPSPVPGPRRRPPPRLPARGRGRMEPGDVVSTESRCPPRLWASPDPLLRRPHCPLSLPRRAVRWSLTPFSPGQWGPC, encoded by the exons GTCCCGGAGCGGCTCCACCCACCATGGACCCAGACCCCCAGGCAGGCGTACAGGTGGGCATGCGTGTGGTGCGCGGCGCAGACTGGAAGTGGGGCCAGCAGGATGGCGGTGAGGGCGGCGTGGGCACAGTGGTGGAGCTTGGCCGCCATGGCAGCCCCTCGACCCCTGACCGCACGGTAGTCGTGCAGTGGGACCACGGCACCCGCACCAACTACCGCGCAGGCTACCAGGGCGCGCACGACCTGCTGCTCTACGACAATGCGCAGATCG gcgTCCGCCACCCCAACATCATCTGCGACTGCTGTAAGAAGCACGGGCTGCGGGGCATGCGCTGGAAGTGCCGCGTCTGCTTCGACTACGACCTGTGCACGCAGTGCTACATGCACGACAGGCACGACCTGGCCCACGCCTTCGAGCGCTACGAGACGGCCCACTCCCGCCC GGTCACCCTGAGTCCCCGCCAGGGCCTCCCCAGGATCCCGTTGAGGGGCATCTTCCAAGGCGCGAAGGTGGTACGGGGCCCGGACTGGGAGTGGGGCTCGCAGGACG gaggggcagggaagccaGGCCGAGTGGTGGACATCCGTGGCTGGGATGTGGAGACAGGCCGGAGCGTGGCCAGTGTGACGTGGGCCGACGGCACCACCAATGTGTACCGTGTAGGCCACAAGGGCAAGGTGGACCTCAAGTGTGTGGGCGAGGCGGCCGGCGGCTTCTACTACAAGGAGCACCTCCCAAGGCTCG GCAAGCCGGCGGAGCTGCGGCGCAGGGTGAGTGCCGACGGCCAGCCTTTCCAGCACGGGGAcaaggttaagtgtctgctggACACAGACGTCCTGAGGGAGATGCAGGAAGGCCACGGCGGGTGGAACCCCCGGATGGCGGAG ACGGGCACCGTGCACCGCATCACGGACCGTGGGGATGTGCGCGTGCAGTTCGGCCGCGAGACGCGCTGGACCTTCCACCCTGGGGCTCTCACCAAG cacAACGCCTTCTGGGTGGGCGATGCGGTGCGGGTCATTGATGACCTTGACACCGTGAAGCGGCTGCAGGCCGGCCACGGCGAGTGGACGGATGACATGGCTCCT gCCCTGGGCCGCGTCGGGAAGGTGGTGAAGGTTTTCAGGGACGGGAACCTGCGCGTGGTGGTCGGCGGTCAGCCGTGGACCTTCAGCCCCTCTTGCCTGGTGGCCTACCGGCCCGAGGAGGACGCCAACCTGGATGTGGCCGAGCGTGCCAGGGAGAACAAAA GCTCCCTGAGCGTCGCCCTGGACAAGCTGCGAGCCCAGAAGAGTGATCCTGAGCACCCGGGGAGACTGGTGGCGGAGGTGGCCCTGGGCAGTATGGCCGGGGCCCTGGACCTGCTGAGGCGGCGCCCCGAGCAG GTGGACACCAAGAACCAGGGAAGGACGGCCCTGCAGGTGGCCGCCTACCTGGGCCAGGTGGAGCTGGTGCGGCTGCTGCTGCAGGCCCGGGCGGCCGCGGACCTGCCAGACGACGAGGGTAACACGGCGCTGCACTACGCCGCCCTGGG GAACCAGCCCGAGGCTGCCCGCCTGCTCCTGAGCTCCGGCTGCGGGGCCAATGCCCTGAATGGCACCCGGAGCACAGCCCTCCACGTGGCCGTGCAGAGGGGCTTCCTGGAGGTTGTGCGGGTCCTCTGTGAGCGCGGCTGTGACGTCAACCTGTCC GATGCCCACGCCAACACGCCTCTGTACTGTGCCATCTCGGCGGGTGCTGGCGCCAGCGGCATCGTGGAGGTCCTCACCGAGGTGCCGGGCATCGACGTCACCGCCACGAACAGCCAGGGCTTCACCCTGCTGCACCATGCGTCCCTCAAGGGCCACACGCT CGCTGTCCGGAGGCTTCTCGCTCGCGCACGCCAGCTGGTGGATGCCCAGAAGGAGGACGGCTTCACGGCTTTGCACTTGGCCGCCCTTAACAACCACCGGGAGGTGGCCCAGATTCTCATCCGCGAG gGCCGCTGTGACGTGAACGTCCGCAACCGGAAGCTCCAGTCCCCGCTGCACCTGGCCGTGCAGCAGGCCCACGCGGGGCTGGTGCCGCTGCTGGTGGACGCGGGCTGCAGCGTCAATGCCGAGGACGAGGAGGGGGACACGGCCTTGCACGTGGCGCTGCAGCGTCATCAGCTGCTGCCTCTGGTGGCCGATGGGGCTGGGGGGGACCCAGGGCCCTTACAGCTGCTGTCCAGG CTACAGGCCTCGGGCCTCCCGGGCAGCGGGGAGCTGACGGCGGGCGCGGCGATCGCCTGCTTCCTGGCGCTGGAGGGCGCCGACCTGAGCTACACCAACCACCGCGGCCGGAGCCCGCTGGACCTGGCCGCCGAGGGCCGCGTGCTCAAGGCCCTGCAGGGCTGCGCGCAGCGCTTCCG GGAGCGGCACGCGGGCGGCAGCGGGGGCGCGGCCGCGGGCCCGAGGCTGGTGCTGGGCCCCCCCAACACCGTGACGAACCTGCACGTGGCCGCGCCGTCGGAGCCCGAGGCCGCCGAGTGCCTGGTGTGCTCGGAGCTGGCGCTGCTGGTGCTGTTCTCGCCGTGCCAGCACCGTACGGTGTGCGAGG AGTGCGCGCGCAGGATGAAGAAGTGCATCAGGTGCCAGGTGGCCATCGGCAAGAAGCTGCGCCCAG CCACATCCGCCTCGTGTTCCAGTGCGGCCACGGCGCGTGCGCACCCTGCGGCGCCGCGCTCAGCGCCTGCCCCATCTGCCGCCAGCCCATCCGCGACCGCATCCAGATCTTCGTGtagcccccccgccccgcgccccggccgCGCCCGCCGCCTTCCGGAGCCACGTCCCCCCGTCGCCTTCGCAAGCCCCCGCGCCGTGTTTTATAAAAAGATTCTCGGACTTTTCCGCTTGGTGCCTGCCTGGGGCAGActcggggcggggggcggggggttgtcCGCCCCGGggtcccgccccgccccgtcgCTGCCCCCGCCCCGGGCTGGCCTGCGCGGCGCCCCCCTCCGCCCTGCGCTCCGGGCTCTGCGCCTTGGCCCGTGCCCCGCGCGTCCTGCCCTTTCTAGCGCTGACGCTTCCAGAGCCCCGCGCAGACCCCGTCCCGGGAGCCCGAGTCCTGTCCCCGGGCCGAGACGCAGGCCGCCTCCCAGGCTCCCGGCCCGGGGCCGCGGAAGGATGGAGCCTGGGGACGTGGTGTCCACCGAGTCCCGGTGTCCGCCCCGCTTGTGGGCTTCCCCCGACCCGCTGCTGCGTCGCCCGCActgccccctttctcttccccGGCGGGCTGTGAGGTGGTCTCTGACCCCGTTCTCTCCCGGCCAGTggggtccctgctaa
- the MIB2 gene encoding E3 ubiquitin-protein ligase MIB2 isoform X4: MLAGARARQGRQPGSEGRGPSGPRGPGAAPPTMDPDPQAGVQVGMRVVRGADWKWGQQDGGEGGVGTVVELGRHGSPSTPDRTVVVQWDHGTRTNYRAGYQGAHDLLLYDNAQIGVRHPNIICDCCKKHGLRGMRWKCRVCFDYDLCTQCYMHDRHDLAHAFERYETAHSRPVTLSPRQGLPRIPLRGIFQGAKVVRGPDWEWGSQDGGAGKPGRVVDIRGWDVETGRSVASVTWADGTTNVYRVGHKGKVDLKCVGEAAGGFYYKEHLPRLGKPAELRRRVSADGQPFQHGDKVKCLLDTDVLREMQEGHGGWNPRMAEHNAFWVGDAVRVIDDLDTVKRLQAGHGEWTDDMAPALGRVGKVVKVFRDGNLRVVVGGQPWTFSPSCLVAYRPEEDANLDVAERARENKSSLSVALDKLRAQKSDPEHPGRLVAEVALGSMAGALDLLRRRPEQVDTKNQGRTALQVAAYLGQVELVRLLLQARAAADLPDDEGNTALHYAALGNQPEAARLLLSSGCGANALNGTRSTALHVAVQRGFLEVVRVLCERGCDVNLSDAHANTPLYCAISAGAGASGIVEVLTEVPGIDVTATNSQGFTLLHHASLKGHTLAVRRLLARARQLVDAQKEDGFTALHLAALNNHREVAQILIREGRCDVNVRNRKLQSPLHLAVQQAHAGLVPLLVDAGCSVNAEDEEGDTALHVALQRHQLLPLVADGAGGDPGPLQLLSRLQASGLPGSGELTAGAAIACFLALEGADLSYTNHRGRSPLDLAAEGRVLKALQGCAQRFRERHAGGSGGAAAGPRLVLGPPNTVTNLHVAAPSEPEAAECLVCSELALLVLFSPCQHRTVCEECARRMKKCIRCQVAIGKKLRPATSASCSSAATARAHPAAPRSAPAPSAASPSATASRSSCSPPAPRPGRARRLPEPRPPVAFASPRAVFYKKILGLFRLVPAWGRLGAGGGGLSAPGSRPAPSLPPPRAGLRGAPLRPALRALRLGPCPARPALSSADASRAPRRPRPGSPSPVPGPRRRPPPRLPARGRGRMEPGDVVSTESRCPPRLWASPDPLLRRPHCPLSLPRRAVRWSLTPFSPGQWGPC, from the exons GTCCCGGAGCGGCTCCACCCACCATGGACCCAGACCCCCAGGCAGGCGTACAGGTGGGCATGCGTGTGGTGCGCGGCGCAGACTGGAAGTGGGGCCAGCAGGATGGCGGTGAGGGCGGCGTGGGCACAGTGGTGGAGCTTGGCCGCCATGGCAGCCCCTCGACCCCTGACCGCACGGTAGTCGTGCAGTGGGACCACGGCACCCGCACCAACTACCGCGCAGGCTACCAGGGCGCGCACGACCTGCTGCTCTACGACAATGCGCAGATCG gcgTCCGCCACCCCAACATCATCTGCGACTGCTGTAAGAAGCACGGGCTGCGGGGCATGCGCTGGAAGTGCCGCGTCTGCTTCGACTACGACCTGTGCACGCAGTGCTACATGCACGACAGGCACGACCTGGCCCACGCCTTCGAGCGCTACGAGACGGCCCACTCCCGCCC GGTCACCCTGAGTCCCCGCCAGGGCCTCCCCAGGATCCCGTTGAGGGGCATCTTCCAAGGCGCGAAGGTGGTACGGGGCCCGGACTGGGAGTGGGGCTCGCAGGACG gaggggcagggaagccaGGCCGAGTGGTGGACATCCGTGGCTGGGATGTGGAGACAGGCCGGAGCGTGGCCAGTGTGACGTGGGCCGACGGCACCACCAATGTGTACCGTGTAGGCCACAAGGGCAAGGTGGACCTCAAGTGTGTGGGCGAGGCGGCCGGCGGCTTCTACTACAAGGAGCACCTCCCAAGGCTCG GCAAGCCGGCGGAGCTGCGGCGCAGGGTGAGTGCCGACGGCCAGCCTTTCCAGCACGGGGAcaaggttaagtgtctgctggACACAGACGTCCTGAGGGAGATGCAGGAAGGCCACGGCGGGTGGAACCCCCGGATGGCGGAG cacAACGCCTTCTGGGTGGGCGATGCGGTGCGGGTCATTGATGACCTTGACACCGTGAAGCGGCTGCAGGCCGGCCACGGCGAGTGGACGGATGACATGGCTCCT gCCCTGGGCCGCGTCGGGAAGGTGGTGAAGGTTTTCAGGGACGGGAACCTGCGCGTGGTGGTCGGCGGTCAGCCGTGGACCTTCAGCCCCTCTTGCCTGGTGGCCTACCGGCCCGAGGAGGACGCCAACCTGGATGTGGCCGAGCGTGCCAGGGAGAACAAAA GCTCCCTGAGCGTCGCCCTGGACAAGCTGCGAGCCCAGAAGAGTGATCCTGAGCACCCGGGGAGACTGGTGGCGGAGGTGGCCCTGGGCAGTATGGCCGGGGCCCTGGACCTGCTGAGGCGGCGCCCCGAGCAG GTGGACACCAAGAACCAGGGAAGGACGGCCCTGCAGGTGGCCGCCTACCTGGGCCAGGTGGAGCTGGTGCGGCTGCTGCTGCAGGCCCGGGCGGCCGCGGACCTGCCAGACGACGAGGGTAACACGGCGCTGCACTACGCCGCCCTGGG GAACCAGCCCGAGGCTGCCCGCCTGCTCCTGAGCTCCGGCTGCGGGGCCAATGCCCTGAATGGCACCCGGAGCACAGCCCTCCACGTGGCCGTGCAGAGGGGCTTCCTGGAGGTTGTGCGGGTCCTCTGTGAGCGCGGCTGTGACGTCAACCTGTCC GATGCCCACGCCAACACGCCTCTGTACTGTGCCATCTCGGCGGGTGCTGGCGCCAGCGGCATCGTGGAGGTCCTCACCGAGGTGCCGGGCATCGACGTCACCGCCACGAACAGCCAGGGCTTCACCCTGCTGCACCATGCGTCCCTCAAGGGCCACACGCT CGCTGTCCGGAGGCTTCTCGCTCGCGCACGCCAGCTGGTGGATGCCCAGAAGGAGGACGGCTTCACGGCTTTGCACTTGGCCGCCCTTAACAACCACCGGGAGGTGGCCCAGATTCTCATCCGCGAG gGCCGCTGTGACGTGAACGTCCGCAACCGGAAGCTCCAGTCCCCGCTGCACCTGGCCGTGCAGCAGGCCCACGCGGGGCTGGTGCCGCTGCTGGTGGACGCGGGCTGCAGCGTCAATGCCGAGGACGAGGAGGGGGACACGGCCTTGCACGTGGCGCTGCAGCGTCATCAGCTGCTGCCTCTGGTGGCCGATGGGGCTGGGGGGGACCCAGGGCCCTTACAGCTGCTGTCCAGG CTACAGGCCTCGGGCCTCCCGGGCAGCGGGGAGCTGACGGCGGGCGCGGCGATCGCCTGCTTCCTGGCGCTGGAGGGCGCCGACCTGAGCTACACCAACCACCGCGGCCGGAGCCCGCTGGACCTGGCCGCCGAGGGCCGCGTGCTCAAGGCCCTGCAGGGCTGCGCGCAGCGCTTCCG GGAGCGGCACGCGGGCGGCAGCGGGGGCGCGGCCGCGGGCCCGAGGCTGGTGCTGGGCCCCCCCAACACCGTGACGAACCTGCACGTGGCCGCGCCGTCGGAGCCCGAGGCCGCCGAGTGCCTGGTGTGCTCGGAGCTGGCGCTGCTGGTGCTGTTCTCGCCGTGCCAGCACCGTACGGTGTGCGAGG AGTGCGCGCGCAGGATGAAGAAGTGCATCAGGTGCCAGGTGGCCATCGGCAAGAAGCTGCGCCCAG CCACATCCGCCTCGTGTTCCAGTGCGGCCACGGCGCGTGCGCACCCTGCGGCGCCGCGCTCAGCGCCTGCCCCATCTGCCGCCAGCCCATCCGCGACCGCATCCAGATCTTCGTGtagcccccccgccccgcgccccggccgCGCCCGCCGCCTTCCGGAGCCACGTCCCCCCGTCGCCTTCGCAAGCCCCCGCGCCGTGTTTTATAAAAAGATTCTCGGACTTTTCCGCTTGGTGCCTGCCTGGGGCAGActcggggcggggggcggggggttgtcCGCCCCGGggtcccgccccgccccgtcgCTGCCCCCGCCCCGGGCTGGCCTGCGCGGCGCCCCCCTCCGCCCTGCGCTCCGGGCTCTGCGCCTTGGCCCGTGCCCCGCGCGTCCTGCCCTTTCTAGCGCTGACGCTTCCAGAGCCCCGCGCAGACCCCGTCCCGGGAGCCCGAGTCCTGTCCCCGGGCCGAGACGCAGGCCGCCTCCCAGGCTCCCGGCCCGGGGCCGCGGAAGGATGGAGCCTGGGGACGTGGTGTCCACCGAGTCCCGGTGTCCGCCCCGCTTGTGGGCTTCCCCCGACCCGCTGCTGCGTCGCCCGCActgccccctttctcttccccGGCGGGCTGTGAGGTGGTCTCTGACCCCGTTCTCTCCCGGCCAGTggggtccctgctaa
- the MIB2 gene encoding E3 ubiquitin-protein ligase MIB2 isoform X9, whose translation MLAGARARQGRQPGSEGRGPSGPRGPGAAPPTMDPDPQAGVQVGMRVVRGADWKWGQQDGGEGGVGTVVELGRHGSPSTPDRTVVVQWDHGTRTNYRAGYQGAHDLLLYDNAQIGVRHPNIICDCCKKHGLRGMRWKCRVCFDYDLCTQCYMHDRHDLAHAFERYETAHSRPVTLSPRQGLPRIPLRGIFQGAKVVRGPDWEWGSQDGGAGKPGRVVDIRGWDVETGRSVASVTWADGTTNVYRVGHKGKVDLKCVGEAAGGFYYKEHLPRLGKPAELRRRVSADGQPFQHGDKVKCLLDTDVLREMQEGHGGWNPRMAEHNAFWVGDAVRVIDDLDTVKRLQAGHGEWTDDMAPALGRVGKVVKVFRDGNLRVVVGGQPWTFSPSCLVAYRPEEDANLDVAERARENKSSLSVALDKLRAQKSDPEHPGRLVAEVALGSMAGALDLLRRRPEQVDTKNQGRTALQVAAYLGQVELVRLLLQARAAADLPDDEGNTALHYAALGNQPEAARLLLSSGCGANALNGTRSTALHVAVQRGFLEVVRVLCERGCDVNLSDAHANTPLYCAISAGAGASGIVEVLTEVPGIDVTATNSQGFTLLHHASLKGHTLAVRRLLARARQLVDAQKEDGFTALHLAALNNHREVAQILIREGRCDVNVRNRKLQSPLHLAVQQAHAGLVPLLVDAGCSVNAEDEEGDTALHVALQRHQLLPLVADGAGGDPGPLQLLSRLQASGLPGSGELTAGAAIACFLALEGADLSYTNHRGRSPLDLAAEGRVLKALQGCAQRFRERHAGGSGGAAAGPRLVLGPPNTVTNLHVAAPSEPEAAECLVCSELALLVLFSPCQHRTVCEECARRMKKCIRCQVAIGKKLRPDGTEVASATPAPGPPRQLVEELQSRYRQMEERITCPICIDSHIRLVFQCGHGACAPCGAALSACPICRQPIRDRIQIFV comes from the exons GTCCCGGAGCGGCTCCACCCACCATGGACCCAGACCCCCAGGCAGGCGTACAGGTGGGCATGCGTGTGGTGCGCGGCGCAGACTGGAAGTGGGGCCAGCAGGATGGCGGTGAGGGCGGCGTGGGCACAGTGGTGGAGCTTGGCCGCCATGGCAGCCCCTCGACCCCTGACCGCACGGTAGTCGTGCAGTGGGACCACGGCACCCGCACCAACTACCGCGCAGGCTACCAGGGCGCGCACGACCTGCTGCTCTACGACAATGCGCAGATCG gcgTCCGCCACCCCAACATCATCTGCGACTGCTGTAAGAAGCACGGGCTGCGGGGCATGCGCTGGAAGTGCCGCGTCTGCTTCGACTACGACCTGTGCACGCAGTGCTACATGCACGACAGGCACGACCTGGCCCACGCCTTCGAGCGCTACGAGACGGCCCACTCCCGCCC GGTCACCCTGAGTCCCCGCCAGGGCCTCCCCAGGATCCCGTTGAGGGGCATCTTCCAAGGCGCGAAGGTGGTACGGGGCCCGGACTGGGAGTGGGGCTCGCAGGACG gaggggcagggaagccaGGCCGAGTGGTGGACATCCGTGGCTGGGATGTGGAGACAGGCCGGAGCGTGGCCAGTGTGACGTGGGCCGACGGCACCACCAATGTGTACCGTGTAGGCCACAAGGGCAAGGTGGACCTCAAGTGTGTGGGCGAGGCGGCCGGCGGCTTCTACTACAAGGAGCACCTCCCAAGGCTCG GCAAGCCGGCGGAGCTGCGGCGCAGGGTGAGTGCCGACGGCCAGCCTTTCCAGCACGGGGAcaaggttaagtgtctgctggACACAGACGTCCTGAGGGAGATGCAGGAAGGCCACGGCGGGTGGAACCCCCGGATGGCGGAG cacAACGCCTTCTGGGTGGGCGATGCGGTGCGGGTCATTGATGACCTTGACACCGTGAAGCGGCTGCAGGCCGGCCACGGCGAGTGGACGGATGACATGGCTCCT gCCCTGGGCCGCGTCGGGAAGGTGGTGAAGGTTTTCAGGGACGGGAACCTGCGCGTGGTGGTCGGCGGTCAGCCGTGGACCTTCAGCCCCTCTTGCCTGGTGGCCTACCGGCCCGAGGAGGACGCCAACCTGGATGTGGCCGAGCGTGCCAGGGAGAACAAAA GCTCCCTGAGCGTCGCCCTGGACAAGCTGCGAGCCCAGAAGAGTGATCCTGAGCACCCGGGGAGACTGGTGGCGGAGGTGGCCCTGGGCAGTATGGCCGGGGCCCTGGACCTGCTGAGGCGGCGCCCCGAGCAG GTGGACACCAAGAACCAGGGAAGGACGGCCCTGCAGGTGGCCGCCTACCTGGGCCAGGTGGAGCTGGTGCGGCTGCTGCTGCAGGCCCGGGCGGCCGCGGACCTGCCAGACGACGAGGGTAACACGGCGCTGCACTACGCCGCCCTGGG GAACCAGCCCGAGGCTGCCCGCCTGCTCCTGAGCTCCGGCTGCGGGGCCAATGCCCTGAATGGCACCCGGAGCACAGCCCTCCACGTGGCCGTGCAGAGGGGCTTCCTGGAGGTTGTGCGGGTCCTCTGTGAGCGCGGCTGTGACGTCAACCTGTCC GATGCCCACGCCAACACGCCTCTGTACTGTGCCATCTCGGCGGGTGCTGGCGCCAGCGGCATCGTGGAGGTCCTCACCGAGGTGCCGGGCATCGACGTCACCGCCACGAACAGCCAGGGCTTCACCCTGCTGCACCATGCGTCCCTCAAGGGCCACACGCT CGCTGTCCGGAGGCTTCTCGCTCGCGCACGCCAGCTGGTGGATGCCCAGAAGGAGGACGGCTTCACGGCTTTGCACTTGGCCGCCCTTAACAACCACCGGGAGGTGGCCCAGATTCTCATCCGCGAG gGCCGCTGTGACGTGAACGTCCGCAACCGGAAGCTCCAGTCCCCGCTGCACCTGGCCGTGCAGCAGGCCCACGCGGGGCTGGTGCCGCTGCTGGTGGACGCGGGCTGCAGCGTCAATGCCGAGGACGAGGAGGGGGACACGGCCTTGCACGTGGCGCTGCAGCGTCATCAGCTGCTGCCTCTGGTGGCCGATGGGGCTGGGGGGGACCCAGGGCCCTTACAGCTGCTGTCCAGG CTACAGGCCTCGGGCCTCCCGGGCAGCGGGGAGCTGACGGCGGGCGCGGCGATCGCCTGCTTCCTGGCGCTGGAGGGCGCCGACCTGAGCTACACCAACCACCGCGGCCGGAGCCCGCTGGACCTGGCCGCCGAGGGCCGCGTGCTCAAGGCCCTGCAGGGCTGCGCGCAGCGCTTCCG GGAGCGGCACGCGGGCGGCAGCGGGGGCGCGGCCGCGGGCCCGAGGCTGGTGCTGGGCCCCCCCAACACCGTGACGAACCTGCACGTGGCCGCGCCGTCGGAGCCCGAGGCCGCCGAGTGCCTGGTGTGCTCGGAGCTGGCGCTGCTGGTGCTGTTCTCGCCGTGCCAGCACCGTACGGTGTGCGAGG AGTGCGCGCGCAGGATGAAGAAGTGCATCAGGTGCCAGGTGGCCATCGGCAAGAAGCTGCGCCCAG ACGGCACGGAGGTGGCCAGCGCGACCCCGGCGCCCGGCCCGCCGCGGCAGCTGGTGGAGGAGCTGCAGAGCCGCTACCGGCAGATGGAGGAGCGCATCACCTGCCCCATCTGCATCGACAGCCACATCCGCCTCGTGTTCCAGTGCGGCCACGGCGCGTGCGCACCCTGCGGCGCCGCGCTCAGCGCCTGCCCCATCTGCCGCCAGCCCATCCGCGACCGCATCCAGATCTTCGTGtag